In Populus trichocarpa isolate Nisqually-1 chromosome 7, P.trichocarpa_v4.1, whole genome shotgun sequence, the following proteins share a genomic window:
- the LOC18101202 gene encoding uncharacterized protein LOC18101202 isoform X5, translated as MFFHDAVYRRLVSLLRPWLQEEPEIELQLGFINSELTAKKLKFDVSALNNESESSRFQFKEVTVDHLSFRFSNWSSPACKIGIRGVNITLLAGEVKEEGSLRRARKLSEEKKKAVAGFDPEGSALHNVLERILLNPPSRNWFKTSLLNLLLKHCHLQISDTNLQVQFPDLNDAVVFLLELKDFNGESEHSDPGCLLRGVVGAVFKPLKVVSFVMDFRGFGFAYKMEDQINHISSFTDLLSCIKLNDLRVADFNIRVPKLSLLFSPLDLLVLSAFGKLSTKERKHVRSGRQLWKLAANRLGYVPSSPRLSLHKLVDFICLWLRYQNAYEYLLSLLGYSADNLLKKSVIKLSEDKMFLNSVKHNWGEISGIEKELPAEAIAQARRIARYRAVSNIQNGKNSFKESSMDKQVNVFSKILSVFIVIWNVMYKILLSILHCFFFIILFFQRPKLDWNPGNNSEDYSSRYCFLLNFGKILVTFSSTSKHKNVDERIESHTGISYSDIHSFSLSIHMLLLAYVDEVFEQSLSLSCGKLKVKSSSVMETAIVDRSVKNPFSSKKVRRKGSVDKLKTILMGKPAQVFLPSQTSETSVANPAEGTCNPYLQTLMGEMWLAWQKSSAGYKDNEIAYSETPWLLCEIKNCLMDPNLKRPVSGFWKCSLTAGKLNLALGYSSVLSLAILLGQIQHALNLNESTGRATVPLNFPPTIENQEEISWEDKYELYSNRLKLTFLRMLPEKHIELGVFVTGPCIEMTPRKVGLNSGDKDTNQDDFQLGFDIQNIEVVVWPTSKSDLALTGWSESDGAEPESHKLREPQIIEIPKPDNEKYASEGWISLGSYFKISGFDIYKGNSAEREQNQIFSMKPIAARLSFFREFVYTFSTTVIAFSTTFSVTASGFHIISYMDELYVLFQVVAGLLSTVSLSYAFRSFDISGFMPLQNFVRQNMVFNELENDEISAEGAALICNSTLVSTTGTFNFKSMDVILQNSRIDDKEGSSVKTYAAMSNQMAGHDLPDCGILISVHQTHAEVSLEEHKLKILCDLQGIQFVISRYPDHMLKSFDHSVVRNLLQQTEGGLYEIFLSDFTFTFWLGQPHNSLNNSVGKTSSSGNTSQTVDNAHLISECETSTAQSSRFTQKSDFATDITASSPSQWILVNVTLGIIFVAKGSLKNSLVGPNQFNKLTALLEVGRNLQTFSWGIKGGVLVLETAALTMFFRCVVSYLQRIKHLLSIISSSVKQAENAENEAQETLHMTRQTKWEWLEASTIDVSQFSLTLVVEDGSGGFQELVIEVDVHMKFESAILLRKFIFNLSRMVIFSQVHRNYVENENHGSHQSKMLNNLVASISAEKHENDHKSNQVWVGMGSISDFEMTISLSEIQMILSMVSSFSSASNKEIGSDLKRRRLSSNQEPDNCLKAMVPDGAIVAIQDVHQHLYFAVEERENKYSLFGVMHHSLVGEKALFRVKHHKQGMWKSSVLWFSLISLHAKNNVGEPLRLNYHSGSGFVGISSANDSGWSLWRILPCEPESYNSDIDWEPYNKLVKDTFYLVNKKSDSAVAFVDGVPLFVKKPGHPFKFKVCNQFPWTHEDAGRISGQCRSLPCLQIKIDHVSVTIVHELLDTRDRFPLLRGCISNTELNLQILYYKTRVMSTSIALLDYFDAQKNLWRELVHPLEICTFYRSVFHIQDSETVQHGAPVHFYCRSKELDISLTELSLDVLLFVIGKLQLAGPFSSRSSMILSNSCKVENQTGLSLICHFYNKKSVTIARKQSASVSLSSQILANQPPESKSLVTIQLSDLGSFATSSLDISILETRVLAWRTSIVSLQDSRTYPGPFVVVETSRKSEDGLSISVSPLIRIHNETEFSMELCFRRSQQDEDVFAPILLKKGSSVDDSMKVFEAIGSSGNFLFSFRPEITDDLINSKSPLSAEWSDELKGGKAVFLSGIFDKLSYKVRKALSVDTIKCSFSTAACTLKSGDAHATNLHFLIQSIGRDVPIIQPDKSSGSSDMTSAVALQEQKEIFILPTVRVSNLLHSEIHVLLTEKGLCTTVGSDSFGKQAAIPRGSTVDFYANPAILYFTVTLTAFSMSCKPVNSGDWVKKLLKNKNKVHFLDIDLEFGGGKYFASLRLSRGYRGILEVSVFTQYSLKNDTEFSLFMFAPHQKPLSRDEVRRFGSTIPPDLGLFSPPNSIRSWFLKSHKTRLKLLEDSASEALLDLDALSGLTEISLDKEEGSGEKSIVKFGVSVGPSSSSVMVPSQIVTMVPRHVVFNESEEHITVRQYYLEKDEVTSLVHINSKQRTALKLWNGISERKEFSLFENFIRKHRNDIDTSLVYIQFRLNDPESSWSGPVCIVSLGRFFIKFRKQSNQDQALDNSAFEFAAIHVVEEGSTVGVHFHKPPNVTLPYRIENHLHDLSLTFCQKDSSEREILGSGCSAYYVWDDLTLPRKLVVLINDLQREINLDKVRAWKPFFKSTKLRGLASHSFLHKESRDQKSYFDNLNSMDIMKVGYEVYAEGTTRVLRICEFLDSHKRDRLSQLRAKIQVRVFHFAIHFLEHEKKDVDEVVDLTYTPLIVARLGNISVDSVFTDLKKFNRISVQSLNVDQKWLGSPFAAMLRRHQSDYSDSNASVLEFVLVLLSTSSNVRQVEYSSMILQPIDLNLDEETLMRIASFWRTSLSDSSTPSRQHYFDHFEIHPVKIITNFLPGDTYSSYNSAQETLRSLLHSVVKVPPIKNMVVELNGVLVTHALITMHELFIRCAQHYSWYAMRAIYIAKGSPLLPPAFASIFDDLASSSLDVYFDPSRGLIKIPGFNLGAFKFLSKCINARGFSGTKRYFGDLEKTLRTVGSNMVFAAATEISDSVLKGAETNGFDGMASGFHQGILKLAMEPSLLGTALKGGGPDRKVQLDRNPGIDELYVEGYLQAMLDTTYRQEYLRVRVIDDQVFLKNLPPNSALIDEIMDRVKGFLISKGLLKGDPSTSYRPLRHLQGESEWKIGPTVWTLCEHLVVSFAIRMLRKQTGKFVAKINLKKEPESDDGKAIVPADSREQEKKGKFIWKRGIRSFVFSGILAYIDGRLCRSIPNPLARRIVSGFLFSFLDKNDSG; from the exons ATGTTCTTCCACGACGCCGTTTACCGGCGACTGGTGTCATTATTGCGGCCGTGGTTGCAAGAAGAACCGGAAATTGAACTCCAATTAGGGTTTATCAACTCTGAATTGACCGCAAAGAAGTTAAAATTCGATGTCTCTGCTCTCAATAATGAATCCGAATCCTCTCGGTTTCAATTTAAAGAAGTCACCGTTGATCACTTGAGTTTTCGCTTCTCCAATTGGTCTTCCCCTGCTTGCAAAATTGGAATTCGCGGTGTCAATATCACTCTTTTAGCTGG ggAAGTGAAGGAGGAGGGGAGTTTGAGAAGGGCGAGGAAATTGAGTGAGGAAAAGAAGAAGGCGGTTGCCGGGTTTGATCCTGAG GGTAGTGCCTTGCATAATGTGCTGGAGAGGATCTTGCTTAACCCACCTTCAAGGAATTGGTTTAAAACCTCTCTGTTGAATCTTCTTCTCAAACATTGCCACTTACAGATTTCCGATACTAATCTGCAAGTGCAGTTTCCCGACTTGAATGACGCTgtagtttttttgttggaaCTAAAGGATTTTAATGGAGAATCTGAGCACTCTGACCCTGGGTGTCTTTTAAGAGGGGTTGTTGGTGCAGTTTTTAAACCTCTAAAAGTGGTTTCTTTTGTTATGGATTTTAGAGGTTTTGGGTTTGCCTATAAGATGGAAGATCAGATAAACCACATTTCTTCTTTCACAGATCTGCTTTCTTGCATTAAATTAAATGACCTTCGGGTGGCAGACTTTAATATCCGTGTTCCAAAATTAAGTCTGTTGTTTTCTCCACTTGATCTCCTTGTTTTGTCAGCTTTTGGTAAACTATCAACGAAAGAACGAAAACATGTCAGAAGTGGTAGACAACTATGGAAACTAGCTGCAAACAGATTAGGATATGTCCCTTCCTCTCCCAGATTATCATTGCATAAATTAGTTGATTTCATTTGCCTCTGGCTACGTTATCAAAATGCATATGAGTATTTGCTGTCTCTGCTAGGATATTCTGCTGACAACTTATTAAAGAAGTCTGTTATTAAGTTGTCTGAGGACAAAATGTTTCTGAATTCTGTCAAACACAATTGGGGGGAGATTTCTGGCATAGAGAAGGAGTTGCCAGCCGAAGCTATTGCCCAGGCACGACGGATAGCACGATACAGAGCAGTCTCAAACATTCAAAATGGTAAAAATAGTTTCAAAGAATCTTCAATGGATAAACAAGTCaatgttttctccaagatcctTTCAGTATTCATAGTCATTTGGAATGTTATGTACAAGATTTTGCTCTCAATTTtacattgtttcttttttattatacttttctTTCAACGACCAAAACTTGATTGGAATCCGGGAAACAATTCTGAAGATTACAGCTCCCGATATTGCTTCCTGCTAAACTTTGGAAAGATTTTagttactttttcttcaacaagCAAGCACAAGAATGTTGATGAAAGAATAGAGTCCCATACAGGGATTTCATATTCTGATATACACTCATTCAGTCTATCGATTCATATGCTGTTACTTGCATATGTTGATGAAGTTTTTGAACAGTCTTTGTCTCTTTCCTGTGGGAAGCTGAAGGTTAAGTCCTCTTCTGTTATGGAGACTGCAATTGTGGATAGGAGTGTAAAGAATCCTTTTAGTTCAAAAAAAGTACGTCGGAAAGGGAgtgttgataaattaaaaactatcctGATGGGTAAGCCTGCACAAGTATTTCTTCCTTCACAAACTAGTGAAACCAGTGTTGCAAATCCAGCTGAAGGAACCTGTAATCCATATTTGCAGACACTTATGGGAGAAATGTGGTTGGCTTGGCAAAAATCTTCTGCGGGATATAAGGATAACGAGATTGCATATTCTGAAACTCCATGGCTTCTTTGTGAGATTAAAAACTGTTTGATGGATCCAAACCTGAAGAGACCAGTTTCTGGGTTTTGGAAATGCAGTTTGACAGCCGGGAAATTAAATTTAGCTTTGGGGTATTCATCAGTATTGTCATTGGCTATACTGCTTGGCCAGATACAGCATGCTCTAAATTTGAATGAGAGCACTGGGAGGGCAACTGTACCTCTGAATTTTCCTCCAACCATTGAAAATCAGGAAGAAATTAGTTGGGAAGATAAATATGAGTTGTATTCTAATAGACTGAAGTTGACTTTTCTTAGAATGCTTCCGGAGAAACATATTGAACTTGGAGTTTTTGTAACTGGTCCTTGTATTGAAATGACACCGAGAAAGGTTGGACTTAACAGTGGGGATAAAGACACGAATCAGGATGATTTTCAACTTGGTTTTGATATCCAAAATATTGAGGTTGTTGTATGGCCAACCTCAAAATCAGATTTGGCATTAACTGGATGGTCAGAATCTGATGGTGCAGAACCAGAGAGCCACAAATTGCGAGAGCCTCAGATAATTGAAATTCCTAAACCAGATAATGAAAAGTATGCATCTGAGGGATGGATTTCACTTGGTTCTTACTTCAAGATTAGTGGTTTCGATATTTACAAGGGGAATTCAGCAGAAAGagaacaaaaccaaatcttttCAATGAAGCCAATAGCTGCTCGGTTATCATTCTTCAG GGAGTTTGTATATACGTTTAGCACGACTGTCATTGCTTTCTCAACAACTTTCTCTGTGACGGCTTCAGGATTTCATATTATATCATATATGGATGAGTTGTATGTTCTCTTTCAG GTGGTTGCAGGTTTGCTTTCAACAGTTTCGCTTTCATATGCTTTTAGGAGCTTTGATATAAGTGGTTTTATGCCTCTTCAAAACTTTGTGAGGCAAAATATGGTGTTCAATGAACttgagaatgatgaaattagtgCTGAAGGAGCAGCTTTGATTTGTAATAGCACTTTGGTCTCAACTACTGGAACCTTCAACTTCAAGTCGATGGATGTAATTCTTCAGAATTCTAGGATAGATGATAAGGAGGGAAGTTCTGTAAAAACATATGCTGCTATGAGCAACCAAATGGCTGGGCATGATTTGCCTGATTGTGGAATTTTGATTTCTGTTCATCAAACTCACGCAGAGGTATCTTTGGAAGAGCACAAATTGAAAATTCTCTGTGATTTGCAAGGAATTCAGTTTGTAATTTCTAGATATCCGGATCACATGCTAAAAAGTTTTGATCACTCTGTAGTTAGAAACTTGCTGCAGCAAACTGAGGGTGgattatatgaaatatttcttTCTGATTTCACATTTACATTTTGGCTGGGTCAACCTCACAATAGTTTGAATAACTCGGTTGGTAAAACTTCTTCAAGTGGTAATACATCACAAACAGTGGACAATGCCCATTTGATCAGTGAGTGTGAAACATCAACTGCTCAATCCTCTAGATTCACTCAGAAGTCAGATTTTGCTACAGATATTACAGCTTCATCCCCAAGTCAATGGATTCTCGTAAATGTTACACTTGGTATAATTTTTGTGGCTAAGGGCTCATTAAAGAATTCTCTGGTTGGGCCAAATCAATTCAATAAGCTTACTGCATTGCTTGAAGTTGGGAGAAATCTTCAGACATTCTCTTGGGGAATAAAG GGTGGCGTTCTTGTCCTTGAAACAGCAGcattaacaatgttttttcGGTGTGTTGTTTCATATCTCCAACGTATAAAACATCTCTTATCAATCATTAGTTCTTCTGTTAAACAAGCTGAAAATGCTGAAAATGAGGCCCAAGAGACGCTACATATGACCCGACAAACCAAATGGGAATGGCTTGAAGCTTCCACCATAGACGTGTCTCAGTTTTCTCTTACTCTTGTTGTTGAAGATGGCTCTG GAGGTTTTCAGGAACTTGTGATTGAGGTTGATGTCCATATGAAGTTCGAATCTGCAATTCTGCTGAGGAAATTCATATTTAACCTTTCCAGGATGGTGATCTTTTCTCAAGTTCATAGAAATTATgtagaaaatgaaaatcatggAAGTCATCAGAGCAAAATGTTGAATAATTTAGTTGCCTCTATATCAGCTGAAAAGCATGAGAATGATCATAAATCAAATCAGGTTTGGGTTGGCATGGGTTCTATTTCAGATTTTGAAATGACAATATCCTTGTCTGAAATACAG ATGATTTTATCCATGGTTTCATCCTTCTCCTCTGCATCCAACAAAGAGATAGGCAGTGACCTGAAACGAAGGCGATTGTCCAGTAACCAAGAACCTGACAACTGTTTGAAAGCTATGGTTCCTGATG GAGCAATTGTGGCAATTCAAGATGTGCATCAACACTTGTACTTTGCTGTTGAAGAAAGGGAAAATAAGTATAGTTTGTTTGGTGTTATGCATCATTCACTTGTAGGGGAGAAGGCACTTTTTAGg GTCAAGCACCATAAGCAAGGAATGTGGAAGTCATCAGTTCTGTGGTTTTCCTTGATATCATTGCATGCTAAGAACAATGTTGGCGAACCATTGCGATTGAACTATCATTCTGGATCAGGTTTTGTTGGGATCTCCAGTGCTAATGATAGTGGTTGGTCACTCTGGAGGATACTTCCTTGTGAGCCTGAAAGCTACAACAgtgatattgattgggagccaTACAATAAGTTGGTTAAAGATACTTTTTACCTGGTAAATAAGAAGAGTGACTCAGCTGTTGCATTTGTTGATGGAGTTCCGTTGTTTGTTAAAAAGCCTGGACACCCTTTCAAGTTTAAAGTATGTAATCAGTTTCCTTGGACGCATGAGGATGCAGGCAGAATTTCTGGGCAGTGCAGAAGTCTCCCTTGccttcaaattaaaattgaccATGTTTCTGTGACCATTGTCCATGAACTTTTAGATACAAGGGACAGGTTTCCACTTCTTCGTGGCTGCATCAGTAATACCGAACTTAATCTCCAGATTCTATATTATAAAACCAGAGTTATGAGCACATCAATTGCTTTGCTTGATTACTTTGATGCCCAAAAAAATTTGTG GAGAGAACTTGTTCACCCTCTTGAAATATGTACATTCTATCGTTCAGTTTTCCACATTCAGGATTCAGAAACTGTTCAGCATGGAGCACCAGTTCATTTCTATTGCCGAAGTAAAGAG TTGGACATATCCCTAACTGAGCTCTCCTTGGACGTACTTCTTTTTGTGATTGGGAAATTACAATTGGCTGGTCCATTTTCATCGAGGAGCTCCATGATTTTGTCCAACAGCTGCAAG GTGGAAAACCAAACAGGTTTGAGCCTTATTTGTCACTTCTACAACAAGAAAAGTGTTACAATAGCCAGAAAACAGTCTGCTTCTGTTTCTTTAAG CAGCCAAATATTGGCAAATCAACCTCCAGAAAGCAAGTCACTTGTTACAATTCAGCTTTCTGATCTTGGATCTTTTGCTACTTCCTCACTTGATATTTCTATCCTAGAAACTCGAGTGCTTGCTTGGAGAACATCTATAGTGTCACTTCAAG ATTCAAGAACTTACCCTGGGCCATTTGTAGTGGTTGAGACTTCAAGGAAATCCGAG GATGGTTTGTCAATTTCGGTTTCTCCTTTAATAAGAATTCATAATGAAACTGAATTCTCCATGGAACTATGTTTTCGACGTTCTCAACAAGATGAAGATGTGTTCGCTCCAATTTTACTGAAGAAGGGGTCTTCTGTTGATGATTCCATGAAAGTGTTTGAGGCTATAGGTTCATCTG GAaacttcttattttcttttagacCTGAAATCACAGATGATTTGATAAATTCTAAGAGTCCTCTTTCAGCAGAATGGTCAGACGAGCTTAAAGGGGGAaaggctgttttcctttctGGAATTTTCGATAAACTAAGCTACAAAGTCCGCAAGGCATTGTCCGTTGATACAATTAAATGTTCCTTTAGCACTGCTGCTTGTACCCTAAAATCTGGAGACGCGCATGCTACTAACCtgcattttcttattcaaagCATTGGAAGAGATGTGCCTATCATACAGCCTGATAAGTCTAGTGGTAGTTCTGATATGACTTCAGCTGTTGCATTACAGGAGCAGAAGGAAATTTTTATACTTCCTACTGTAAGGGTGTCCAATTTACTGCACTCTGAGATACATGTGCTTTTGACTGAGAAGg GTCTATGTACTACTGTTGGTAGTGACAGTTTTGGGAAGCAGGCAGCCATACCACGTGGATCAACAGTTGACTTTTATGCTAATCCTGctatattatattttactgTTACCTTAACTGCTTTTAGTATGAGCTGCAAACCAGTGAACAGTGGTGATTGGGTCAAGAAGTTacttaagaacaaaaataaagtgCACTTTCTGGACATTGATCTGGAGTTTGGTGGTGGAAAGTATTTTGCATCACTAAGATTGTCACGTGGGTACAGGGGCATATTAGAG GTTTCTGTCTTTACACAATATTCCTTGAAGAACGACACTGAATTTTCACTCTTTATGTTTGCACCACATCAGAAGCCTCTGTCTAG GGATGAGGTCAGGAGATTCGGTTCCACCATTCCTCCTGATTTGGGATTATTTTCTCCTCCTAACTCAATAAGATCATGGTTTTTAAA ATCACACAAGACGCGGCTTAAATTGTTAGAGGACTCTGCATCTGAGGCACTGTTAGACTTGGATGCTCTGTCTGGCCTCACTGAGATAAGCTTGGACAAAGAAGAAGGGTCTGGAGAGAAAAGCATTGTGAAGTTTGGGGTTTCTGTGGGACCCTCTTCGAGTAGTGTGATGGTCCCATCACAGATAGTGACTATGGTCCCAAGACATGTTGTATTTAACGAGTCAGAAGAACATATCACTGTCCGTCAGTATTATTTGGAG AAGGATGAAGTGACAAGCCTTGTCCACATTAACAGTAAACAGAGAACAGCACTAAAGCTTTGGAATGGAATTAGCGAGAGGAAAGAATTCAGTTTATTCGAGAATTTCATCAGGAAGCATAGAAATGATATCGATACTTCTTTAGTATATATCCAGTTTCGGCTGAATGACCCTGAATCTAGCTGGTCAGGGCCAGTATGCATTGTTTCATTAGGACGGTTTTTCATAAAATTCAGGAAACAATCAAATCAAGATCAAGCATTAGACAACAGTGCATTCGAATTTGCTGCTATTCATGTGGTTGAAGAAGGTTCTACTGTTGGTGTACACTTCCACAAACCACCAAATGTTACTCTACCATATCGGATTGAGAATCACTTGCATGATTTATCTCTCACTTTCTGTCAAAAG GATTCatcagagagagagattctTGGATCTGGCTGTAGTGCTTATTATGTCTGGGATGATTTGACTCTTCCGCGTAAACTGGTTGTTTTAATCAATG aTCTTCAACGTGAGATAAACTTGGATAAGGTACGGGCGTGGAAACCTTTTTTCAAATCGACAAAACTTCGAGGATTGGCATCTCATTCTTTTTTGCACAAAGAGTCCAGAGACCAGAAAAGCTACTTTGATAATTTAAACAGCATGGATATTATGAAGGTGGGGTATGAAGTATATGCTGAGGGTACCACACGAGTTTTAAGAATTTGCGAGTTTTTGGATAGTCACAAGAGAGATAGATTGTCTCAGTTACGTGCCAAGATCCAAGTGAGAGTGTTTCATTTTGCAATCCACTTTCTTGAGCATGAAAAAAAG GATGTTGATGAGGTTGTGGATCTCACTTATACGCCACTTATAGTTGCAAGGCTTGGAAATATCAGTGTGGACTCAGTGTTCACTGATCTGAAGAAATTTAACCGGATCAGTGTGCAG TCATTAAATGTGGATCAGAAGTGGTTAGGTTCTCCTTTTGCGGCAATGCTTCGCAGACATCAATCAGACTACAGTGACTCAAATGCTTCTGTACTCGAATTTGTCCTTGTCCTACTTTCAACCAGCTCCAATGTTAGGCAAGTTGAATACTCATCCATGATTCTGCAG CCAATTGATTTGAATCTTGATGAGGAAACTTTAATGAGAATTGCCTCATTTTGGCGTACGTCTCTCAGTGACAGCAGTACTCCAAGTCGACAACATTACTTTGATCATTTTGAGATCCATCCAGTGAAG ATTATTACTAATTTTCTTCCCGGGGACACGTATTCAAGTTATAATTCAGCACAGGAGACCCTAAGGTCCTTACTGCATAGTGTAGTAAAG GTTCCTCccataaaaaatatggttgttGAACTCAATGGGGTACTGGTTACTCATGCTTTAATAACCATGCATGAATTGTTTATCAGATGTGCACAGCATTATTCATG GTATGCAATGAGGGCTATCTATATTGCAAAAGGAAGCCCTTTGCTTCCGCCAGCTTTTGCATCCATATTTGATGATTTGGCTTCGTCTTCTCTCGACGTCTATTTTGATCCTTCACGTGGGTTGATTAAGATTCCAGGTTTCAATTTAG GTGCATTCAAATTCCTCAGTAAATGTATCAATGCTAGAGGGTTCTCGGGGACAAAACGCTACTTTGGTGACCTGGAAAAAACT TTGAGAACAGTGGGATCCAATATGGTGTTTGCTGCTGCCACTGAAATATCAGACTCTGTTCTGAAGGGAGCAGAAACAAATGGTTTTGATGGAATG GCTAGTGGTTTCCACCAAGGGATTCTGAAATTGGCTATGGAACCATCACTACTGGGGACTGCTTTAAAAGGCGGCGGCCCAGATAGAAAGGTGCAGCTTGATCGAAATCCAGGCATTGATGAG TTGTATGTCGAAGGATACTTGCAAGCAATGTTGGATACAACGTACAGACAAGAGTATCTTAGAGTCAGAGTGATTGATGATCAG GTTTTCCTTAAAAACCTACCCCCGAATAGTGCCCTCATAGATGAGATCATGGATCGTGTGAAGGGATTCCTGATAAGCAAAGGATTGCTGAAAGGTGATCCTTCAACATCTTATCGCCCCTTGCGTCATCTTCAAGGAGAGAGT GAATGGAAAATTGGACCAACAGTGTGGACATTGTGTGAACATCTTGTTGTGAGCTTTGCAATCCGCATGCTGAGAAAGCAAACTGGAAAATTCGTGGCcaagattaatttgaaaaaagaaccAGAAAGCGATGATGGCAAAGCAATTGTCCCTGCAGACTCCCGTGAACAGGAGAAGAAGGGGAAGTTTATATGGAAACGGGGCATTCGTAGCTTTGTGTTTTCAGGCATTCTTGCATATATTGATGGAAGGCTATGTCGTTCTATTCCTAACCCTTTAGCACGACGAATTGTCAGTGGCTTTTTGTTCAGCTTTTTGGACAAAAACGATAGTGGATAG